The Oikeobacillus pervagus genome has a segment encoding these proteins:
- a CDS encoding M20 family metallopeptidase, with amino-acid sequence MSSIVEVISSLKETIIKNVEGNKELFLSTSHQIHENPEIGNEEFFASGLLIDLLEKEGFTVEKAVAGHETAFLARKKSAKKGPSIAFLAEYDALPGLGHACGHNIIGTTSVAAAIALSKTLDKTGGEVVVLGTPAEEGGPNGSAKGSFVRHGLLKGIDAAMMIHPSNQTRLSGTSLAVDPLDFEFIGKSAHAAAAPHEGINALDAVIQLFNGINALRQQLKKDVSIHGIITHGGDAPNIIPEYAKARFYIRADTREHLNEVTKKVKAVAEGAALATGAKLNIIAFQNPVDNLLVNEKFNEVFHHVIEELGETIATGAWGGIGSTDAGNISQVVPTIHPYIKIGPDDLIAHTIPFREAAASKKGDEALIKGAKALALTGLQLLTNTKLLTTIKEEFQGR; translated from the coding sequence ATGTCATCAATCGTAGAAGTGATTAGTTCGTTAAAAGAAACAATTATTAAAAATGTGGAAGGTAATAAAGAACTTTTTCTTTCCACAAGTCATCAAATACACGAAAACCCTGAAATTGGGAATGAGGAATTTTTCGCATCTGGTCTATTAATAGATCTTCTTGAAAAAGAAGGTTTCACAGTCGAAAAGGCAGTGGCAGGTCATGAAACAGCTTTCCTTGCTCGCAAAAAATCAGCGAAAAAAGGACCATCCATCGCTTTTCTGGCGGAATATGATGCTCTTCCTGGACTTGGGCATGCGTGCGGACATAATATCATTGGGACGACAAGTGTAGCAGCTGCGATTGCCTTAAGTAAGACATTAGATAAAACGGGTGGAGAAGTTGTCGTATTAGGCACCCCTGCTGAAGAAGGCGGGCCGAACGGAAGTGCTAAAGGAAGCTTCGTTCGACACGGATTGCTCAAGGGAATTGATGCGGCGATGATGATCCATCCATCTAATCAGACAAGATTAAGTGGTACATCCCTTGCTGTTGACCCGCTTGATTTTGAGTTTATTGGAAAATCCGCTCATGCAGCAGCTGCCCCTCATGAAGGAATCAATGCATTGGATGCGGTGATTCAACTTTTCAACGGAATAAATGCTTTAAGACAACAGCTGAAAAAAGATGTGAGCATTCACGGAATTATTACACATGGCGGTGATGCTCCAAATATTATTCCAGAGTATGCAAAAGCTCGATTTTACATACGTGCCGATACAAGAGAACATTTAAATGAAGTGACAAAGAAAGTGAAAGCTGTAGCAGAAGGAGCGGCACTAGCAACTGGTGCAAAGCTGAATATTATCGCTTTCCAAAATCCAGTAGATAATCTTTTAGTGAATGAAAAATTTAATGAAGTGTTTCATCATGTCATTGAAGAACTAGGAGAAACCATTGCGACAGGCGCTTGGGGTGGAATTGGTTCAACAGATGCCGGGAATATTAGTCAAGTAGTCCCAACCATTCACCCCTATATAAAAATTGGCCCCGATGATCTCATTGCTCATACCATCCCTTTCAGAGAAGCAGCCGCATCCAAAAAAGGCGATGAAGCACTCATAAAAGGAGCCAAAGCACTAGCCCTAACCGGACTCCAACTACTCACCAATACAAAATTACTGACCACCATAAAAGAAGAATTTCAAGGAAGGTAA
- a CDS encoding methyl-accepting chemotaxis protein: MRNFFRNIRTKLIIAFTIILIVPSITIGSLVYITAKDAVGHEVVEGIRDNINLLNHTIDNTVQPKIHDVEYLSKNLSLQLKKEENISDLRKSLNQYALMHPEVDGIFIGTKEGIFIREPQQKRVANYDPRERYWYKDAMNHEGEVVISNPEVAASTNNTVVTISQKTGDGQGVIAVNLKLDHLQNLTNQVKIGKKGYALILDAKKHFISHPTNEARSEAKEDFYNQMYNKETGQFNYELDGKKKVMSFVTNELTGWKIGGNLYQSEVDAIATPIFQKTLFIMIISLIAGGLANLFIIKSIIQPIRILKEKAITVSKGDLTEQIEVKSNDEIGQLGMAFNEMQKSLSGLVKEIEYDAEQVAASAEELTASAEQTSSATEQVAVSIQEVASSAEKQTNGVEHTAQTLTQVSEGVALIANNSLKVSELAYHTTEQAEVGGQAVTDTVNQMKSISDSVTESNQMIQSLSDQTKEVHTILNAITAISDQTNLLALNAAIEAARAGEYGKGFAVVADEVRQLAEQSQNSAKEIYGIIQRIQEYTESSVQVMARVTGDVQAGVEISKEAIEKFNRIIQSTKEITPQMNDISSTAQQMSASIQEVTATANTLANIAQENAATSEEVATSTEEQLASMEEISASAQTLTTMAEKLNQLIFRFKKG, encoded by the coding sequence ATGAGGAATTTTTTTAGAAATATTAGGACGAAGCTAATAATAGCTTTTACCATCATCCTGATTGTTCCTTCTATTACAATTGGATCACTAGTTTATATAACTGCTAAGGATGCGGTTGGGCATGAGGTAGTTGAAGGAATACGAGATAATATCAATTTATTAAATCACACAATTGATAACACTGTTCAACCTAAAATACATGATGTTGAATACTTGTCTAAAAATTTATCATTACAATTGAAGAAAGAAGAGAATATTTCTGATTTACGAAAAAGTTTAAATCAGTATGCACTAATGCATCCTGAAGTGGATGGGATTTTCATTGGAACTAAGGAAGGCATATTCATTCGTGAACCCCAACAAAAGAGAGTGGCTAACTATGATCCTAGAGAAAGATACTGGTATAAAGATGCGATGAATCATGAAGGAGAAGTAGTGATATCAAACCCTGAAGTTGCAGCAAGTACAAATAATACTGTTGTAACCATCTCCCAAAAAACAGGAGATGGACAAGGAGTTATAGCTGTCAATCTTAAATTAGATCATCTTCAAAATCTAACCAATCAAGTGAAAATTGGTAAAAAAGGGTACGCACTTATATTAGATGCGAAAAAACACTTTATTTCTCACCCTACCAACGAAGCTAGAAGTGAAGCAAAAGAAGATTTTTATAATCAAATGTACAATAAAGAAACAGGGCAATTTAATTACGAATTAGATGGGAAAAAGAAAGTAATGAGCTTTGTAACTAATGAATTGACAGGATGGAAAATAGGGGGAAATCTATATCAATCAGAGGTGGATGCAATTGCAACACCCATCTTTCAAAAAACATTATTTATCATGATCATTTCGCTCATAGCGGGGGGACTAGCAAATCTATTTATTATTAAGTCGATTATTCAACCAATAAGAATACTGAAAGAAAAAGCAATTACCGTTAGTAAGGGAGATTTAACTGAACAAATTGAGGTAAAATCAAATGATGAAATTGGCCAATTAGGGATGGCTTTTAATGAGATGCAAAAAAGTCTTAGTGGTTTAGTTAAAGAAATCGAATACGATGCTGAACAAGTAGCAGCCTCTGCAGAAGAACTGACTGCAAGTGCTGAACAGACTTCAAGTGCTACAGAACAAGTAGCCGTGTCCATTCAAGAAGTAGCAAGCAGTGCGGAGAAACAGACAAATGGGGTGGAACACACGGCTCAGACCTTGACCCAAGTTTCCGAAGGAGTTGCCCTCATCGCCAATAATTCATTAAAAGTTTCAGAACTTGCCTATCATACAACTGAGCAGGCAGAAGTAGGGGGACAGGCTGTTACCGATACGGTGAATCAAATGAAATCTATTAGCGACTCTGTCACTGAATCCAATCAGATGATCCAATCCTTATCTGATCAAACGAAAGAGGTTCACACCATTTTGAATGCAATTACAGCAATTTCCGATCAAACTAATCTTCTAGCTTTAAATGCTGCAATTGAAGCAGCAAGGGCGGGTGAATATGGCAAGGGATTTGCTGTTGTTGCGGATGAGGTACGACAACTTGCCGAGCAATCTCAAAACTCAGCAAAGGAAATTTATGGAATTATCCAAAGAATCCAAGAATATACAGAAAGCTCCGTTCAAGTCATGGCCCGTGTTACCGGTGATGTTCAAGCTGGGGTAGAAATATCTAAAGAAGCTATAGAGAAATTTAATCGAATCATTCAAAGCACAAAAGAAATCACTCCACAAATGAATGATATTTCTTCCACTGCACAACAAATGTCGGCATCCATTCAAGAAGTTACGGCTACAGCAAATACACTAGCAAATATTGCTCAAGAAAATGCAGCCACTTCAGAAGAAGTAGCAACATCGACAGAAGAACAACTGGCTTCAATGGAGGAAATTTCCGCATCAGCACAAACACTTACCACAATGGCAGAGAAACTAAATCAATTAATTTTTAGGTTTAAAAAGGGATAA
- a CDS encoding MetQ/NlpA family ABC transporter substrate-binding protein, whose product MKKLLLSIAILTLAIFSVGCSNEKSGSEKKVEVKVGVSGTDNRVWDYVAKKAEKEGIKVEIVRFSDYVQPNIALAEGELDANAFQTASYFDSFIAEHKLKLAPIATTVLAPMGIYSEKYKKVKDIPDGSKIAVPNDVSNMGRALLLLQESGLIKLKEGFDGTGSLEDIVENPKNLKIIEVVAAQTPRVLPDVAASIINNGIAVDAGFNPTKDSIFHESETATPYVNIIATREEDKNNKTLKRLAELYQEDDVAELIEKEYKGSQIPTFIPLSKIGW is encoded by the coding sequence ATGAAGAAATTATTACTTTCCATTGCAATTTTAACATTAGCCATCTTTAGTGTAGGTTGTTCCAATGAAAAGAGCGGTAGCGAGAAAAAAGTAGAAGTTAAAGTAGGTGTAAGCGGGACGGATAACCGTGTTTGGGACTATGTTGCTAAAAAGGCAGAAAAAGAAGGGATTAAAGTTGAAATCGTTCGTTTCTCGGACTATGTTCAACCGAATATCGCTCTAGCTGAAGGGGAACTGGATGCCAACGCCTTCCAAACCGCTTCGTATTTCGACAGTTTTATCGCGGAACATAAATTGAAATTAGCTCCTATTGCTACAACGGTTCTGGCTCCAATGGGGATTTACTCAGAAAAATACAAAAAGGTAAAAGACATTCCTGATGGCAGTAAAATTGCAGTGCCAAACGATGTATCCAATATGGGAAGAGCTCTTCTTTTACTACAAGAATCAGGCCTTATTAAACTAAAGGAAGGCTTCGATGGGACTGGATCATTAGAGGATATCGTTGAAAACCCAAAAAACTTGAAAATTATTGAAGTAGTCGCAGCTCAAACTCCACGTGTTCTCCCTGATGTGGCTGCTTCGATTATCAATAATGGAATCGCTGTAGATGCAGGTTTTAACCCAACGAAGGATTCTATTTTCCATGAGAGTGAAACTGCTACTCCTTATGTCAATATTATCGCAACGAGAGAAGAAGACAAAAACAATAAAACGTTAAAAAGACTGGCAGAGCTATATCAAGAAGATGATGTAGCGGAATTGATTGAGAAGGAATACAAAGGAAGTCAAATTCCAACCTTTATTCCATTAAGTAAAATTGGCTGGTAA
- a CDS encoding methionine ABC transporter ATP-binding protein gives MIEFQNVNKVYNSGGNQVKALNGINLKINAGEIFGVIGFSGAGKSSLLRCVNWLEQPTSGKVLVDGHDLTALSAKEIREVKRNIGMVFQHFNLLNSKTVFANVAMPLVLAKVPKEKIKKRVYELLEFVGLSDKANSYPDQLSGGQKQRIGIARALATQPSILLCDEATSALDPQTTSSILQLLKKINQEYNITILIITHEMAVIKDICHRVAVMENGKIIEEGTVFDVFSSPKTKTARNFVSTVMNDQIPDSIKETIQKNAGAQNIFRINFVGNSAGRPLLSTLSKKFDIHINVLFGNITELQGTSFGNLIVEFQGSNNEINRALMYINNEQITIKEVITHAS, from the coding sequence ATGATTGAGTTTCAAAATGTAAATAAGGTGTACAACAGTGGTGGAAATCAGGTGAAAGCATTAAATGGGATTAATTTAAAAATAAATGCCGGTGAAATTTTCGGAGTGATTGGGTTTAGTGGTGCTGGTAAAAGTTCCTTACTTCGATGTGTGAACTGGTTGGAGCAGCCAACATCAGGGAAAGTGTTGGTGGACGGTCATGATCTAACCGCTTTATCTGCGAAGGAAATCCGCGAAGTCAAACGAAATATCGGGATGGTGTTTCAACATTTTAATCTTTTAAATTCCAAAACCGTATTTGCGAATGTGGCCATGCCGCTCGTATTAGCTAAAGTTCCGAAAGAGAAAATAAAGAAGCGAGTATATGAACTTCTTGAATTTGTTGGGCTTTCAGATAAAGCCAATAGTTATCCGGACCAACTATCAGGTGGTCAGAAACAGCGGATTGGGATTGCTAGGGCACTTGCTACTCAGCCATCCATCCTGCTATGTGATGAAGCGACTTCAGCCCTTGATCCGCAGACGACTAGTTCCATTTTACAGCTTCTGAAAAAAATCAATCAGGAATACAACATTACGATTCTAATCATTACCCATGAGATGGCAGTCATTAAGGATATTTGCCATCGTGTCGCTGTCATGGAGAATGGAAAAATCATTGAGGAAGGGACAGTGTTTGACGTTTTTTCATCACCGAAAACAAAGACAGCTAGAAATTTTGTCAGCACCGTCATGAATGACCAAATTCCCGATTCCATTAAAGAAACCATCCAAAAAAATGCTGGAGCACAGAACATATTTCGAATTAATTTTGTTGGAAACTCAGCAGGTCGCCCATTATTATCAACCCTTTCCAAAAAATTCGATATCCATATCAATGTTCTTTTTGGAAATATCACGGAACTCCAAGGAACTTCATTTGGAAACTTAATTGTCGAATTTCAAGGATCGAATAATGAAATCAACCGAGCGTTAATGTATATCAACAATGAACAAATAACGATAAAGGAAGTGATCACACATGCTAGTTAA
- a CDS encoding methionine ABC transporter permease → MLVNSEQITEALIETVQMVSFSLLFSAVLGLPLGVLLVVTRKGHLLENLLVFNVLSGIINIFRSIPFIILMVAIIPITRFLVGTSIGTTATIVPLVFYAGPYIARLIENSLLEVDPGVIEAAEAMGATPGQIIVRFLIPEALGSLVLAFTIATIGLVGASAMAGAIGGGGLGDLAITYGYQRFDTVTMLVTVGILIVMVQGLQSFGNILARKIRRR, encoded by the coding sequence ATGCTAGTTAATTCAGAGCAAATCACAGAAGCATTGATTGAAACCGTTCAAATGGTGTCCTTCTCACTTTTATTTTCGGCCGTTCTTGGGTTGCCACTCGGGGTCCTGCTCGTTGTAACCCGGAAAGGTCATTTACTAGAGAATTTGCTCGTTTTCAATGTACTAAGTGGAATTATCAATATTTTCCGTTCCATCCCCTTTATCATTTTAATGGTCGCGATTATTCCGATCACTAGATTTCTTGTGGGGACATCGATTGGGACGACTGCTACAATCGTGCCGCTAGTGTTTTATGCTGGGCCGTATATTGCTAGATTAATAGAAAATTCTCTACTTGAAGTGGATCCAGGTGTAATTGAAGCAGCGGAAGCAATGGGAGCAACGCCTGGACAAATCATAGTTCGATTCCTAATTCCAGAAGCTCTTGGCTCTCTTGTCCTAGCTTTTACGATTGCAACCATTGGTTTAGTCGGTGCATCTGCTATGGCCGGAGCAATCGGCGGGGGCGGACTTGGTGACCTTGCTATTACATATGGATATCAACGCTTTGATACGGTGACCATGTTGGTGACAGTGGGAATTTTAATCGTGATGGTACAAGGTTTACAGTCCTTTGGAAACATCCTTGCAAGAAAAATTAGAAGACGATAA
- a CDS encoding iron-containing alcohol dehydrogenase, with product MTNTQSSFHMPSVNLFGSGSVNEVGTRLAGLGVKKPLLVTDAGLHQLGLSEQIAGIIREAGLDIAIFPKAEPNPTDQNVLEGLEAFHNENCDSVVTLGGGSSHDAGKGIALVAANGGKIEDYEGIDVSEKPMVPLVAINTTAGTGSELTKFTIITNVQRKVKMAIVDKHVTPTLSINDPDLMAGMPPGLTAATGLDALTHAVEAYVSTAATPITDALAIHAIKLIPVYLPRAVANGKDMEAREQMAYAQTLAGMAFNNASLGYVHAIAHQFGGFYNFPHGVCNAILLPHVCRFNLIARVERYADIAYYLGENVEGLSNREAAEKGIQAIERLARDLNIPSGFKELGAKEEDIETLAKNAMKDATALTNPRKPKLEEVMEIIRGAM from the coding sequence ATGACAAACACTCAAAGCTCATTTCATATGCCCTCTGTCAACTTATTTGGTTCAGGATCTGTAAACGAGGTTGGAACTAGATTAGCTGGCCTTGGTGTAAAAAAACCTTTATTAGTAACAGATGCTGGTTTGCATCAATTAGGACTATCTGAGCAAATTGCTGGCATTATTCGTGAAGCTGGCTTAGATATTGCTATTTTTCCAAAAGCAGAACCAAATCCAACTGATCAAAACGTATTAGAAGGACTTGAAGCTTTTCATAATGAAAACTGCGATAGTGTAGTAACTCTTGGGGGAGGAAGTTCACATGACGCAGGTAAAGGAATTGCACTAGTAGCCGCTAATGGTGGAAAAATAGAAGATTATGAAGGAATCGATGTTTCTGAAAAACCAATGGTACCACTTGTGGCAATTAACACAACAGCTGGTACAGGTAGTGAATTAACAAAATTCACGATCATTACCAATGTTCAACGAAAAGTAAAAATGGCGATTGTTGATAAACATGTAACACCGACTCTTTCCATTAACGATCCTGATTTAATGGCTGGAATGCCTCCAGGTCTAACAGCTGCAACAGGATTAGATGCTTTAACACATGCAGTTGAAGCATATGTTTCTACTGCTGCTACGCCAATTACAGATGCATTAGCGATCCATGCAATTAAACTAATTCCTGTATACTTACCACGCGCAGTAGCAAATGGTAAAGATATGGAAGCGCGTGAACAAATGGCCTATGCTCAAACATTAGCAGGTATGGCTTTTAATAATGCTTCTTTAGGTTATGTACATGCAATTGCACACCAATTTGGCGGATTCTATAACTTCCCTCATGGTGTATGTAATGCGATCCTACTTCCACATGTATGCCGATTCAACTTGATTGCAAGAGTAGAACGTTATGCAGACATCGCTTATTACCTTGGTGAAAATGTCGAAGGTTTAAGTAATCGCGAAGCAGCTGAAAAAGGAATTCAAGCAATTGAACGCCTAGCTCGCGACTTAAACATCCCATCAGGCTTCAAAGAATTAGGAGCCAAAGAAGAAGACATTGAAACATTAGCGAAAAACGCTATGAAAGACGCAACAGCCCTAACAAACCCACGCAAACCTAAATTAGAAGAAGTCATGGAAATCATTAGAGGCGCAATGTAA
- a CDS encoding YifB family Mg chelatase-like AAA ATPase, whose translation MTVKISSIGLKGLEGYRVQVEVQISPGLQSMVIVGLPDASVKGSKERVLSAVRSLECGVEIQKIAVNLSPSEQKKNGPLFDLAMVIGILKEMNHVKVEISQGTAFIGALSLDGTIEKVEGMLPALIAAAGLGFNRVFLPYDPLIPFELLEDIECIVVHHIQDVLKHLSGQVLLSLEKVPTIVEQSNPSYEFHKDFYHIIGHEQVKQALEIAATGGHNVLMSGPPGCGKSLLAESFPSILPPLTKHQQLEVISLYQLAKEKLQHPQTPPYRHPHHSASSVAIIGGGSYPRPGEISLAHHGVLFLDEMAEFTKKTLDMLRQPLETGKVTISRVHSTVTYPASFILVGAMNPCPCGYLGSNTYYCTCTPKQVQTYRNRVSGPVYDRIDLLLSLKPVNFDKGGRKPELSSEIRRHVMKAQERQFSRYQEQVCNAKVPFEILTKSSPLTDQIAQVSSKQHWSNRVQIKIIRLTRTISDLSAENPITDESIWKAIQLRWNLTDAMNKNKT comes from the coding sequence TTGACTGTAAAAATATCAAGCATTGGTTTGAAAGGTCTAGAAGGATACCGAGTGCAAGTTGAGGTACAGATTTCACCGGGACTACAGTCCATGGTGATTGTTGGATTGCCTGATGCATCTGTTAAAGGGTCAAAGGAGCGGGTTTTGTCAGCTGTACGTTCGCTCGAATGTGGGGTGGAAATTCAGAAAATTGCAGTCAATTTGTCCCCTTCTGAGCAAAAGAAAAATGGACCATTATTTGATTTAGCGATGGTTATCGGGATATTAAAGGAAATGAACCATGTTAAGGTGGAAATTTCCCAAGGTACCGCCTTTATTGGAGCGCTATCTTTAGACGGGACTATCGAGAAAGTGGAAGGAATGTTACCAGCTTTAATTGCAGCTGCAGGGTTAGGATTTAACAGAGTCTTTCTCCCTTATGACCCGCTCATTCCGTTTGAGTTGTTAGAAGATATTGAGTGTATCGTGGTTCATCATATCCAGGATGTCTTGAAACATTTATCTGGGCAAGTTTTATTGTCGTTAGAAAAAGTTCCAACGATAGTCGAACAATCAAATCCTTCATATGAATTTCATAAAGATTTTTACCATATCATCGGTCATGAACAGGTCAAACAAGCTTTAGAAATAGCAGCTACAGGTGGACATAATGTGCTGATGAGTGGCCCTCCAGGATGTGGTAAAAGTTTACTTGCCGAAAGCTTTCCCTCGATTCTCCCTCCTTTAACAAAACATCAACAATTAGAAGTGATCAGTTTATACCAACTCGCAAAAGAAAAACTCCAACATCCACAAACACCTCCATATAGACACCCACATCATTCGGCCTCGTCTGTTGCCATTATAGGGGGCGGATCATATCCAAGACCAGGGGAAATTTCATTAGCCCATCATGGTGTTCTGTTCCTTGATGAAATGGCTGAGTTCACGAAAAAAACATTGGATATGTTGCGTCAACCGCTAGAAACAGGAAAAGTGACGATTAGCCGTGTTCACTCTACTGTCACCTATCCAGCCTCTTTTATTTTAGTCGGAGCGATGAACCCATGTCCTTGCGGCTACCTTGGTTCTAACACTTATTACTGCACTTGCACGCCAAAGCAAGTTCAGACATATCGTAATCGGGTATCAGGACCGGTATATGATCGGATAGATCTACTACTATCTTTAAAACCTGTCAATTTCGACAAAGGGGGAAGGAAGCCAGAATTATCATCTGAAATTCGCAGGCATGTCATGAAGGCACAAGAGAGACAATTTTCCCGTTATCAAGAACAAGTATGCAACGCAAAAGTTCCCTTTGAAATTTTAACTAAATCAAGTCCTCTCACAGACCAGATTGCCCAGGTATCTTCTAAACAGCATTGGAGCAACCGTGTCCAAATCAAAATCATCCGACTCACAAGAACGATATCCGATTTATCAGCAGAAAATCCTATAACAGATGAATCTATTTGGAAAGCTATCCAGTTAAGATGGAACCTAACAGATGCTATGAATAAAAATAAAACCTAG
- a CDS encoding EAL domain-containing protein gives MFLKRLVYLKSLGFYIAFDDLSVSKASFNRMQNLSPDFVKLDHTKSRNLSNSPIKQVLISLILEFTHEKMQLVLEGIESKVDLSTAK, from the coding sequence ATTTTTCTAAAACGTTTAGTTTACTTAAAATCACTTGGATTTTATATTGCTTTTGATGATTTATCTGTCAGTAAAGCAAGTTTTAATAGAATGCAGAATTTGTCCCCAGACTTTGTAAAATTAGACCATACAAAATCAAGAAATCTGTCTAACTCACCGATCAAACAAGTATTAATTTCACTTATTTTAGAATTCACCCATGAAAAAATGCAATTGGTTCTAGAAGGGATTGAATCAAAAGTAGATTTATCAACTGCCAAATGA
- a CDS encoding transposase, translating to MPRKARRKSRSGIYHIMLRGINKQTIFEEDEDKRRFLETLKKYKAICNYQIYSYCLMNNHVHLLLKETDESISIAIKRISSSYVYWYNSKYERYGHLFQGRFKSENVEDQTYFLTVLRYIHQNPMKAGLAKTVLESKWTSINEYLFNADIVDIDFALDLFSSERNKAIQMFMTYMQQQNHDQCLDDRVKVRMTDHEVKEYLCKWGITNNSELQQMEKDKRDAVLVKLKKLKGVTIRQLSRITGISKSVIHRAR from the coding sequence ATGCCAAGAAAAGCAAGAAGGAAAAGTAGAAGTGGAATCTATCATATTATGTTGAGAGGAATTAATAAACAGACAATCTTTGAAGAGGATGAAGATAAAAGGAGGTTTTTGGAAACATTAAAAAAATACAAAGCCATCTGTAATTATCAAATTTACAGCTATTGTTTGATGAATAACCATGTCCATTTATTATTGAAGGAGACAGACGAATCCATTTCAATAGCCATTAAAAGAATTAGTTCAAGCTATGTCTATTGGTACAATTCGAAATATGAGAGATATGGCCATTTATTTCAAGGACGATTCAAGAGTGAAAATGTGGAAGATCAAACGTATTTCCTAACGGTTCTTAGATATATCCACCAAAACCCCATGAAAGCAGGCTTGGCCAAAACCGTATTGGAAAGTAAATGGACAAGTATAAATGAGTATCTGTTCAACGCGGATATAGTGGATATCGATTTTGCACTAGATTTATTTTCCTCAGAAAGAAACAAAGCGATTCAAATGTTCATGACATATATGCAACAGCAGAATCATGACCAATGTTTAGATGATCGTGTAAAAGTGAGAATGACCGATCATGAAGTAAAAGAGTATTTGTGTAAATGGGGAATTACAAATAATAGTGAATTGCAGCAAATGGAAAAGGACAAAAGGGATGCTGTATTAGTCAAACTAAAAAAGCTGAAAGGTGTAACAATTAGACAATTATCAAGAATAACGGGAATATCAAAGAGTGTCATTCATCGTGCTCGTTAA